In Alkalibacter saccharofermentans DSM 14828, the genomic stretch CCTGCCTGACATCCCTGAAATATCCAGTATGTGAATAAGCATTTTTGTCCTCTCCACATGTCTTAAGAACTGATGGCCAAGACCTGCACCTTCATTCGCTCCTTCTATTAGACCGGGAATATCGGCAATTACAAAGCTGTTTCCGTCCTTCCAGGACACTACTCCCAAATTGGGAACCAAAGTGGTAAAAGGATAATCTGCAATTTTGGGCTTGGCCTTTGATACTACTGACAGAAATGTTGATTTCCCTACATTTGGATAGCCTAAAAGCCCGATATCTGCAAGAAGCTTAAGTTCAAGCACGACCTTCAGTTCGTCCCCTTTATTTCCACCTTCGGCAAACCTGGGAGCCTGTCTGGTAGGCGTTGCAAAGTGCTGATTTCCCCTACCACCCTTGCCTCCCTTTGCAGCAATGATCTCTTCACCTGTTTCTGTCAGGTCGGCTATTATCTTTCCCGTTTCTTTGTCCTTGACGATAGTCCCGGGGGGAACTCCTATTATAAGGTCATCTCCCGCTTTTCCACTTCTGTTGCTGTTTCCTCCGTCTTCGCCGTTTTGAGCGGCGTGCTTCCTCTTATATCTGAAATCTATAAGAGTTCTTAAATTTGAATTGACTTGGAACACGACGTCTCCGCCTTTTCCTCCGTCTCCACCTGCTGGTCCTCCGTTGGGCACGTACTTTTCTCTCC encodes the following:
- the obgE gene encoding GTPase ObgE; amino-acid sequence: MFVDRVEISIKAGNGGNGTVAFRREKYVPNGGPAGGDGGKGGDVVFQVNSNLRTLIDFRYKRKHAAQNGEDGGNSNRSGKAGDDLIIGVPPGTIVKDKETGKIIADLTETGEEIIAAKGGKGGRGNQHFATPTRQAPRFAEGGNKGDELKVVLELKLLADIGLLGYPNVGKSTFLSVVSKAKPKIADYPFTTLVPNLGVVSWKDGNSFVIADIPGLIEGANEGAGLGHQFLRHVERTKMLIHILDISGMSGRDPLDDFEKINQELKMHNEKLAARKQVVALNKIDAVMEPESLEEIKSSLEEKGYEVYLISAATRQGIDTLLDRVGNLLDEIGEVEPIFDLDELEGEKLYEFKSEKGYNVYRDNEAYVVEGNFLEKLIASVNFDDYDSISYFQKILKERGVFEELEKLGIEEGDTVRLLDIEFDYIK